Proteins encoded by one window of Massilia sp. NR 4-1:
- a CDS encoding ATP-binding protein: protein MPQFSSLHPAPSEMAKTQAAITLSELLDGHPVATFVIDMQHVITHWNKACEQLLGWSKEEMLGTENHWQAFYPRPRDLLADLIVAGADPATDRLYRERQHRRSALIPGAYEEEDFFPNLGEGGHWLHFTAAPLRDHDGRLVGAIQTLRDVTERRVAENALRQAHDNLEHLVEARTAQLAEVNQRLEDDIRQRQAAEAELRRSNAELTELNERLGRTQQQLLQSEKLASIGQLAAGVAHEINNPIGYIFSNFGTLQGYLDDLFAMLDDYRAAEEQMEAGLAAGLRARRAALDLDFLREDIPSLMAESREGIVRVRHIVQDLKDFSRVDSSQEWVWANLHQGIDSTLNIVSNEVKYKADVVREYGEIPDIQCLPLQINQVVMNLVVNAAHAIGAERGRITIRTSSEGGQVRLEVSDTGCGIAPENLLRIFDPFFTTKAVGKGTGLGLSLAYGIVQKHQGSISVESTPGQGSTFRVLLPVHHQADEQQEASP from the coding sequence ATGCCGCAATTCTCCTCCCTCCATCCGGCGCCCAGCGAGATGGCCAAGACGCAGGCCGCCATCACCCTGTCCGAGCTGCTGGACGGCCACCCGGTCGCCACCTTCGTCATCGATATGCAGCACGTGATCACGCACTGGAACAAGGCTTGCGAGCAGTTGCTGGGCTGGAGCAAGGAAGAGATGCTGGGCACGGAAAACCACTGGCAAGCCTTCTATCCCCGGCCGCGCGACCTGCTGGCCGACCTGATCGTGGCCGGCGCCGATCCCGCCACCGACCGCCTGTATCGCGAGCGCCAGCACCGCCGTTCGGCCCTGATTCCCGGCGCCTACGAGGAGGAGGACTTCTTTCCGAACCTGGGCGAAGGCGGCCATTGGCTGCACTTCACGGCCGCCCCGCTGCGCGACCACGACGGCCGCCTGGTGGGCGCCATCCAGACCCTGCGCGACGTCACCGAGCGGCGCGTGGCGGAAAACGCGCTGCGCCAGGCCCACGACAATCTGGAGCACCTGGTCGAAGCGCGCACCGCCCAGCTGGCCGAAGTCAACCAGCGCCTGGAAGACGATATCCGCCAGCGCCAGGCGGCGGAAGCGGAACTGCGGCGCAGCAACGCCGAGCTGACCGAACTCAATGAGCGCCTGGGACGCACCCAGCAGCAGTTGCTGCAGTCGGAGAAGCTGGCCTCCATCGGCCAGCTGGCGGCCGGCGTGGCGCACGAGATCAATAATCCGATCGGCTACATCTTCTCCAATTTCGGCACCCTGCAAGGCTATCTGGACGACCTGTTCGCCATGCTGGACGACTACCGCGCCGCCGAAGAGCAGATGGAGGCCGGGTTGGCGGCCGGGCTGCGCGCGCGGCGCGCCGCGCTCGACCTGGACTTCCTGCGCGAAGACATCCCCTCGCTGATGGCCGAGTCGCGCGAAGGCATCGTGCGGGTGCGCCATATCGTGCAGGATCTGAAAGATTTTTCGCGCGTCGACAGCAGCCAGGAATGGGTCTGGGCCAATCTGCACCAGGGCATCGACTCCACCCTGAACATCGTCAGCAATGAAGTCAAATACAAGGCCGACGTGGTGCGCGAGTACGGCGAGATTCCCGACATCCAGTGCCTGCCGCTGCAGATCAACCAGGTGGTGATGAACCTGGTGGTGAACGCCGCCCACGCCATCGGCGCCGAGCGCGGGCGCATCACCATCCGCACCAGCAGCGAAGGCGGGCAAGTGCGGCTGGAAGTGAGCGACACCGGCTGCGGCATCGCGCCGGAAAACCTGCTGCGCATCTTCGACCCCTTCTTCACCACCAAGGCCGTGGGCAAAGGCACCGGCCTGGGCCTGTCGCTGGCCTACGGCATCGTGCAAAAGCACCAGGGCAGCATCAGCGTCGAGTCCACGCCGGGCCAGGGCAGCACCTTCCGCGTGCTGCTGCCCGTGCACCACCAAGCCGATGAGCAACAGGAGGCCAGTCCATGA
- a CDS encoding HD domain-containing phosphohydrolase produces MSSVLPQTMPVPVTAAATLLCVDDEPNILSALRRLFRARGYRVLTAESGEEGLQILEQETVDLVISDMRMPEMDGARFLAQVRARRPDVLRLLLTGYSDIQSILDAINCGEIYRYITKPWDDNDILLVVRHALERRALEQDKQRLEALTQHQNEELKALNQGLEAKVEERTRQLRALHEAAVAANEKLKQNFLTTIKILSNLAEQRGSNLAGQARKIADLARQIAQQMKVEPKEVQDVFVAALLHDIGKIGFSDELLATPLTMLHGEALGLYRKHPQRAEDLLMPLPDLRGSAAILRAQLERFDGNGFPQGLSGFAIPLGARILSLAVDYYNLQEGGMVQRHLRADEAKSLILDAAGKRYDPSVVAAFRLVLEGASPDDPASGLEMLSGELVPGMVLARDLVSRDGLMLLAADHVLDARLIQQVQDFESKSQNRLPIWIRRSAP; encoded by the coding sequence ATGAGTTCCGTGCTGCCGCAAACCATGCCCGTGCCGGTGACGGCGGCGGCCACCCTGCTGTGCGTGGACGACGAGCCGAACATCCTGTCGGCCCTGCGCCGCCTGTTCCGCGCGCGCGGCTACCGCGTGCTGACGGCGGAAAGCGGGGAGGAAGGCTTGCAGATACTGGAGCAGGAGACGGTGGACCTGGTGATCTCCGACATGCGCATGCCGGAGATGGACGGGGCGCGCTTCCTGGCCCAGGTGCGCGCGCGCCGGCCCGATGTGCTGCGCCTGCTGCTGACCGGCTACTCCGATATCCAGTCCATCCTGGACGCCATCAACTGCGGCGAAATCTACCGCTACATCACCAAGCCCTGGGACGATAACGATATCCTGCTGGTGGTGCGCCACGCGCTGGAACGGCGCGCGCTGGAGCAGGACAAGCAGCGCCTGGAAGCGCTGACCCAGCACCAGAACGAGGAATTGAAGGCGCTCAACCAGGGGCTGGAAGCCAAGGTCGAGGAACGCACGCGCCAGTTGCGCGCGCTGCACGAGGCGGCCGTGGCGGCCAATGAAAAGCTCAAGCAGAATTTCCTCACCACGATCAAGATCCTGTCCAATCTCGCCGAGCAGCGCGGCAGCAATCTGGCCGGACAGGCGCGCAAGATCGCCGACCTGGCGCGCCAGATCGCCCAGCAGATGAAGGTGGAGCCCAAGGAGGTGCAGGATGTCTTCGTCGCCGCCCTGCTGCACGATATCGGCAAGATCGGCTTTTCCGACGAACTGCTGGCCACCCCGCTCACCATGCTGCATGGCGAGGCGCTCGGCCTGTACCGCAAGCATCCGCAGCGCGCCGAAGACTTGCTGATGCCCCTGCCCGACCTGCGCGGCAGCGCCGCCATCCTGCGCGCCCAGCTGGAACGCTTCGACGGCAACGGCTTCCCGCAAGGGCTGTCCGGCTTCGCCATCCCGCTCGGCGCGCGCATCCTGTCGTTGGCCGTCGATTACTACAATCTGCAGGAAGGCGGCATGGTGCAGCGCCATCTGCGCGCCGACGAGGCCAAGAGCCTGATCCTGGACGCGGCGGGCAAGCGCTACGACCCCAGCGTGGTGGCCGCCTTCCGCCTGGTGCTCGAAGGCGCCAGCCCGGACGATCCGGCCAGCGGGCTGGAAATGCTGTCCGGCGAACTGGTGCCGGGCATGGTGCTGGCGCGCGACCTGGTCAGCCGCGACGGCCTGATGCTGCTGGCGGCCGACCATGTGCTCGATGCGCGCCTGATCCAGCAGGTGCAGGATTTCGAGAGCAAAAGCCAGAACCGTTTGCCGATCTGGATCAGGAGGAGCGCGCCATGA
- a CDS encoding response regulator produces the protein MRRFLLLDDEVKVLNALRRSLRVHLQIEGLLIETFEQPRAALQRICECDFDLAISDYRMPQMDGVTFLQALKEVAPHTVRIMLSASTEFQTAMSAINEAQVFRFIPKPWSVNDLGHCVHDALALRDRLLADAGLANHASQVLGAQELEAQRLEEEEPGILKVNWGPDGSIIL, from the coding sequence ATGAGGCGTTTTCTGTTGCTGGACGATGAAGTCAAGGTATTGAATGCCCTGCGCCGTTCGCTGCGCGTGCACCTGCAGATCGAGGGATTGCTGATCGAGACCTTCGAGCAGCCGCGCGCTGCGCTGCAGCGCATCTGCGAATGCGATTTCGACCTGGCCATCTCGGATTACCGCATGCCGCAGATGGATGGCGTCACCTTCCTGCAGGCGCTGAAGGAGGTGGCGCCGCACACGGTGCGCATCATGCTCTCGGCCTCCACCGAGTTCCAGACCGCGATGAGCGCCATCAACGAAGCCCAGGTCTTCCGCTTCATCCCCAAACCCTGGTCGGTGAACGACCTGGGCCACTGCGTGCACGACGCCCTGGCCCTGCGCGACAGGCTGCTGGCCGATGCCGGCCTGGCCAACCACGCCAGCCAGGTGCTGGGAGCGCAGGAACTTGAAGCGCAGCGGCTGGAGGAAGAAGAACCCGGCATCCTCAAGGTCAACTGGGGACCGGACGGCTCCATCATCCTGTAG
- a CDS encoding ATP-binding protein, which produces MEFEDFEFFNQDAAPGSKPSPHGAASPLVRLQYLVDNTPAVIYCTVPSGDFKMTFVSNNVVNMLGYRPEEMVADPNFWFDHIHPDDAPAIFSSLAKVFTEGLRAYEYRFRAADGRYLWMHDTLRLISDEHGAPLEVIGALTDITDRKLMEEALQAKGREQQQLIAKLGEAHEQLLQAEKMASIGQLAAGVAHEINNPIGFVNSNMGSLQNYVATLFRVIKAYEAALADQPALQARLAPLRQEADLDFLEQDTTALVRESMDGLKRVKDIVQSLKDFSHVGENEWQVADLHQGLDSTLNIVANELKYKADVVREYGQLPPIECLASQLNQVFMNLLVNAGQAIKDKGMIRIRTGAEKGWVWVEIRDSGVGIAPQHLKRIFEPFFTTKPVGSGTGLGLSLSYSIVHKHGGKIDVASQPGKGTAFRILLPQRRPPQGQPAATG; this is translated from the coding sequence ATGGAATTCGAGGACTTCGAATTCTTCAACCAAGACGCCGCCCCCGGCAGCAAACCCTCGCCCCATGGCGCCGCCTCGCCGCTGGTGCGCCTGCAATACCTGGTGGACAACACCCCGGCCGTCATCTACTGCACGGTGCCGAGCGGCGACTTCAAGATGACCTTCGTCAGCAATAATGTGGTGAATATGCTGGGCTACCGGCCGGAAGAGATGGTGGCCGACCCCAATTTCTGGTTCGACCACATCCACCCCGACGACGCGCCGGCCATCTTTTCCAGCCTGGCCAAGGTGTTTACCGAAGGCTTGCGCGCCTACGAATACCGTTTCCGCGCCGCCGACGGCCGCTATCTGTGGATGCACGACACGCTGCGCCTGATCAGCGACGAGCATGGCGCGCCGCTGGAAGTGATCGGCGCCCTGACCGACATCACCGACCGCAAGCTGATGGAGGAGGCGCTGCAGGCCAAGGGCCGCGAGCAGCAGCAGCTGATCGCCAAGCTGGGCGAGGCGCACGAGCAGCTGCTGCAGGCCGAGAAGATGGCGTCCATCGGCCAGCTGGCGGCCGGCGTGGCGCACGAGATCAATAATCCGATCGGTTTCGTCAACTCGAATATGGGGTCGCTGCAAAACTATGTGGCCACGCTGTTCCGCGTCATCAAGGCTTACGAGGCGGCGCTGGCCGACCAGCCGGCCCTGCAGGCGCGCCTGGCGCCCTTGCGGCAGGAGGCCGACCTCGACTTCCTGGAGCAGGACACCACGGCCCTGGTGCGCGAGTCGATGGATGGGCTGAAGCGGGTCAAGGACATCGTGCAGTCGCTCAAGGATTTCTCCCATGTCGGCGAGAACGAATGGCAGGTGGCCGACCTGCACCAGGGCCTGGACAGCACGCTCAATATCGTCGCCAATGAACTCAAATACAAGGCTGACGTCGTGCGCGAATACGGCCAGCTGCCGCCCATCGAGTGCCTGGCTTCGCAGCTCAACCAGGTGTTCATGAACCTGCTGGTCAATGCCGGCCAGGCCATCAAGGACAAGGGCATGATCCGCATCCGCACCGGCGCCGAAAAGGGCTGGGTCTGGGTCGAAATCCGCGATAGCGGCGTCGGCATCGCGCCGCAGCACCTGAAGCGCATCTTCGAACCCTTCTTCACCACCAAGCCGGTGGGCAGCGGTACCGGGCTCGGCCTGTCGCTCTCCTACAGCATCGTGCACAAGCATGGCGGCAAGATCGACGTCGCCTCCCAGCCCGGCAAGGGCACCGCCTTCCGCATCCTGCTGCCGCAGCGGCGCCCGCCCCAGGGCCAGCCCGCCGCTACAGGATGA
- a CDS encoding zinc-dependent peptidase, protein MDALIWFALSALAIGAPFLYPRWSLRRALSRPLRPEQLALLARGLPIYARMAPALQQQLQRLVVHFLHQKKFVGCAGLEVTEEMRLSIAAQACLLLLNRPSKVYPALHTILVYPGAFVAVRPEVGPGGVVSHAEQGMLGESWSDGRVVLSWDDVQRGAADWNDGHNVVLHEFAHQLDSESGANNGAPYLGSRESYLSWSAVLSRDYANLRHEAWYGRHDSVMDHYGATSPAEFFAVATETFFEKPWQMAERHADLYGELQKYYRVDPRDWLAPPAPPPAADAMPVLAPPGGRSYAWANW, encoded by the coding sequence ATGGACGCATTGATCTGGTTTGCCCTGAGCGCTTTGGCCATCGGCGCCCCGTTTCTGTATCCGCGCTGGTCGCTGCGGCGCGCCCTGTCCCGCCCCTTGCGGCCTGAGCAGTTGGCCCTGCTCGCGCGCGGCCTGCCCATCTACGCGCGCATGGCGCCCGCCCTGCAGCAGCAGTTGCAGCGTCTGGTCGTGCACTTCCTGCACCAGAAAAAATTCGTCGGCTGCGCCGGTCTCGAAGTCACCGAGGAAATGCGCCTGAGCATCGCCGCCCAAGCCTGCCTGCTGCTGCTGAACCGTCCCAGCAAGGTCTATCCGGCCCTGCACACCATCCTGGTCTATCCCGGCGCGTTCGTCGCCGTGCGGCCCGAAGTGGGACCGGGCGGCGTGGTCAGCCATGCCGAGCAGGGCATGCTGGGCGAATCCTGGTCCGATGGCCGCGTGGTGCTGTCCTGGGACGATGTGCAGCGCGGCGCGGCCGACTGGAACGACGGCCACAATGTGGTGCTGCATGAATTTGCTCACCAGCTCGACAGCGAGTCGGGCGCCAACAATGGCGCGCCCTACCTGGGCAGCCGGGAAAGCTATCTGAGCTGGTCGGCCGTGCTCTCGCGCGACTACGCCAATCTGCGCCACGAGGCCTGGTATGGCCGCCACGACAGCGTGATGGACCATTACGGCGCCACCAGCCCGGCCGAATTCTTTGCCGTCGCCACCGAAACCTTCTTTGAAAAGCCGTGGCAGATGGCCGAACGCCATGCCGACCTGTATGGCGAGCTACAGAAGTATTACCGCGTCGATCCGCGCGACTGGCTGGCGCCGCCCGCGCCGCCGCCCGCCGCGGACGCCATGCCCGTGCTGGCGCCGCCCGGCGGCCGGTCCTACGCCTGGGCCAACTGGTGA
- a CDS encoding winged helix-turn-helix domain-containing protein, translated as MMAANQELHLAAAADRPRLALVERPGPPLPERKALSLASIERVRSTSATQRRIENMQKLIGELQNHEMLADEIAWFLKFSPSGARKYIRDLREAGVIELARYIEGTATYLGKAVYQLTPDAERVKAFLAAIVQPKREGAPPRKERPSLREQNMAGNGRHFHILADDTHYAIRVNRNPVVRDPLVEALFGAAPSQQKAL; from the coding sequence ATGATGGCAGCCAATCAGGAGCTGCACCTGGCCGCGGCCGCGGATAGACCGCGCCTGGCCCTGGTGGAACGCCCCGGACCGCCCCTGCCCGAGCGCAAAGCCCTGTCGCTCGCCTCGATCGAGCGCGTGCGGTCCACCTCGGCCACCCAGCGCCGCATCGAAAACATGCAGAAGCTGATCGGCGAGCTGCAAAACCATGAGATGCTGGCCGATGAAATCGCCTGGTTCCTGAAATTCTCGCCTTCGGGCGCGCGCAAATACATCCGCGACCTGCGCGAAGCGGGCGTGATCGAGCTGGCGCGCTATATCGAGGGTACCGCCACCTATCTGGGCAAGGCGGTCTACCAGCTGACGCCGGACGCCGAGCGCGTCAAGGCCTTCCTGGCGGCCATCGTCCAGCCCAAGCGCGAAGGCGCGCCGCCGCGCAAGGAACGCCCCAGCCTGCGCGAGCAGAATATGGCCGGCAACGGCCGCCATTTCCACATCTTGGCCGACGACACGCATTATGCAATCCGCGTCAACCGCAACCCGGTGGTGCGCGATCCCCTGGTGGAAGCCCTGTTCGGCGCGGCACCCTCGCAGCAGAAGGCGCTGTAG